One Lentimicrobiaceae bacterium genomic window carries:
- a CDS encoding mechanosensitive ion channel family protein: protein MEEQIRSLLFNPVIGKLVTVFLGIAIIWLLIKLLQRNLFSKIKENNSRYRARKVSGFLGYFLTIVLVTLVFSDKLGGLTIALGVAGAGIAFALQEVIASFAGWMVVMFGGFYKTGDRVQLGGIKGDVMDIGILRTTIMETGQWVDGDLYNGRIVLVANSFVFKEPVYNYSGDFPFLWDEIKIPIQYGSNYEKTKNILLNVGKEVIGDFSEKSLEKWTYLQSKYRLEDAQTEPMVSLVANDNWVEFTLRYIVNFRRRRTTKSELFTKILTDIEATEGEIKFASATFHLVEAPEFKVKVTNA, encoded by the coding sequence ATGGAAGAACAGATCAGAAGTTTATTATTTAATCCGGTAATAGGAAAGCTTGTTACAGTTTTCCTGGGAATTGCAATTATATGGCTGTTAATTAAATTGCTGCAGCGTAATCTTTTCTCAAAAATCAAAGAAAATAACAGTCGTTACAGGGCAAGGAAGGTTTCTGGCTTTTTGGGTTACTTTCTTACTATCGTGCTGGTAACTTTAGTTTTCAGCGATAAACTCGGAGGGCTCACAATTGCTCTTGGTGTTGCTGGGGCTGGTATCGCATTTGCCCTGCAGGAGGTTATTGCTTCATTTGCAGGATGGATGGTTGTTATGTTTGGAGGATTTTATAAAACTGGCGACAGGGTTCAATTGGGTGGTATTAAGGGAGATGTAATGGATATTGGCATTTTAAGAACCACTATTATGGAAACAGGCCAATGGGTAGATGGCGATCTTTATAACGGACGTATTGTTTTGGTCGCCAATAGCTTTGTTTTTAAAGAACCCGTATATAATTATTCAGGGGATTTTCCTTTTTTATGGGATGAAATCAAAATCCCGATTCAATATGGAAGTAATTATGAGAAAACAAAAAATATTCTGCTAAATGTGGGAAAGGAAGTAATTGGGGATTTTTCTGAAAAATCATTAGAAAAATGGACTTATCTGCAAAGTAAGTATCGCCTTGAGGATGCCCAAACCGAGCCAATGGTCTCTCTTGTTGCCAATGATAACTGGGTTGAGTTTACATTAAGATATATTGTAAATTTTAGGCGTAGAAGAACAACCAAAAGTGAGCTCTTTACGAAAATCCTTACTGATATTGAGGCAACTGAAGGTGAAATTAAATTTGCATCGGCGACTTTTCATCTGGTTGAAGCTCCTGAATTTAAAGTGAAAGTTACTAATGCATAA
- a CDS encoding TonB family protein, which translates to MESRKTNSADLERKRTVFFQLGLIIAVSTALAAFEWKTPDYSRVQLPERSAIEPDEEWINIIVEKKPEPPRPVNTTLMKTVEDNRTVLVDIKVVSEIDPADFVEPYVMPELVPEEPADNADPFVVVEQMPEFPGGDIALRKYLAEHTVYPRMAKESGISGTVYVTFVIEKSGKVSSVDVLRGVSGGCTEEAVRVVSEMPDWNPGLQRGKPVRVRLNLPVRFMLLN; encoded by the coding sequence ATGGAATCAAGGAAAACCAACAGCGCTGACCTTGAAAGGAAACGCACCGTTTTTTTTCAATTAGGTCTTATCATTGCCGTAAGTACTGCACTTGCTGCTTTTGAATGGAAAACGCCGGATTACAGCCGTGTTCAGCTCCCTGAAAGGTCAGCCATTGAGCCTGACGAAGAATGGATCAATATAATTGTTGAGAAAAAACCGGAACCGCCCAGGCCCGTGAATACAACCCTGATGAAAACCGTTGAGGATAATCGCACCGTTCTGGTTGATATTAAAGTGGTTTCCGAAATTGATCCCGCCGATTTCGTTGAACCCTATGTGATGCCTGAATTGGTACCTGAAGAACCTGCTGACAATGCTGATCCGTTTGTTGTTGTGGAACAAATGCCTGAATTTCCCGGAGGCGATATCGCACTCAGAAAATATTTGGCTGAGCATACAGTTTATCCGCGTATGGCAAAAGAATCAGGCATTTCAGGAACAGTTTATGTCACATTTGTTATTGAAAAAAGCGGTAAGGTTTCGTCTGTGGATGTATTGCGAGGCGTTTCAGGGGGTTGCACCGAAGAGGCCGTAAGGGTTGTTAGCGAAATGCCCGATTGGAATCCAGGCCTGCAACGGGGCAAACCGGTAAGAGTCAGACTGAATCTTCCGGTCAGGTTTATGTTGCTCAATTAA
- a CDS encoding TonB family protein, with amino-acid sequence MKLQLHFKPDYLFLFVIVTFIISGISSLSVGQEAGSDKPSAPFFIIPDNETNESLPLLSTAADIQVSGVIALTTVKQVYCNRGLKAIEAVYVFPGSTGAAVHALKMKIGERTIMAKIEEREKARHDYTQALNEGHSAALLEQHRPNVFQMNVANIMPGDLVEVELMYTEVLVPREGIYTFTFPAVVGPRYESESGNGIQNPGWNENPYLNEGELPSYTFKLSCNIASAMPLKQVKSTSHRINADFKDKKSVNIQLDESEMYGGNRDFILQYRLGGEGIESGLWLYSDEKENYFMASIQPPDKIAPGMVLPREYIFIVDVSGSMYGFPLNVSKRLINELLSGLKASDCFNILFFAGSNNLFADKPVPATAENVKKAIRMLDSQSGSGGTELLPALKRALSMEANPEYARTFVVATDGFVSVEKEAFGLIQSNLNKASFFAFGIGSSVNRYLIEGLAHAGAGEAFIITNETEANAKAAEFVKYINSPLLTGIDVSFNGFDVYDVEPVAVPDLFLSRPVVIFGKYRGNATGNITLRGHHGSGLFQKTISVETEKPSAGNQALKYLWARERIRMADDYAGESDGVPDEIKAQITKLGLEYNLLTAYTSFVAVDSEQRNINGAFSTVRQPLPLPQGVSHYAVGSSATGGSALKLSRRNSDAACMPLVEETEALSDDEAVLMVNESMPEFPGGPKAMEQFMKTHIKIPVEALKYLISGKVVVQFTVNTDGTISDIQVLRSLGYGCDEEAIRLIKSMPAWKPGKQHGVAVRTKMQLPVSF; translated from the coding sequence ATGAAACTCCAACTTCATTTCAAACCCGATTACCTCTTTTTATTCGTAATCGTTACGTTCATTATATCAGGCATCAGCAGTTTATCTGTTGGACAGGAGGCCGGTTCCGATAAGCCATCTGCACCTTTTTTTATAATTCCTGATAATGAAACAAATGAATCGCTGCCACTTTTATCAACCGCTGCCGATATTCAGGTTTCAGGTGTCATTGCGCTGACAACTGTAAAACAGGTTTATTGCAACCGTGGGTTAAAAGCCATCGAGGCGGTTTACGTTTTTCCAGGTTCAACTGGCGCTGCGGTCCATGCGCTGAAAATGAAAATTGGTGAACGAACCATTATGGCTAAAATTGAGGAGCGTGAAAAAGCCCGGCACGATTATACCCAGGCATTGAATGAGGGGCATTCTGCAGCTCTGCTCGAGCAACACCGGCCCAATGTTTTTCAGATGAATGTGGCCAATATTATGCCAGGCGATCTGGTGGAGGTTGAACTGATGTACACCGAGGTACTCGTGCCCCGCGAGGGGATTTATACTTTTACTTTTCCTGCTGTTGTCGGACCCAGATATGAAAGTGAAAGCGGAAACGGGATACAAAACCCCGGGTGGAACGAAAACCCGTATCTCAATGAAGGAGAACTTCCATCCTATACTTTTAAACTTTCCTGCAATATTGCTTCTGCAATGCCTCTCAAACAGGTAAAAAGCACTTCGCACAGAATAAACGCAGATTTTAAAGATAAAAAATCGGTAAATATTCAACTGGATGAAAGTGAAATGTATGGCGGCAACCGCGATTTTATCCTTCAATACCGTCTGGGAGGCGAAGGCATTGAAAGTGGGTTGTGGCTTTACAGCGATGAAAAGGAAAATTATTTTATGGCAAGCATTCAGCCGCCCGACAAGATCGCACCCGGGATGGTTCTTCCGCGAGAGTACATATTTATTGTAGATGTTTCAGGGTCTATGTATGGCTTTCCGCTGAATGTTTCAAAAAGGCTTATCAACGAGCTGCTCAGCGGCCTTAAAGCTTCCGATTGCTTCAATATTCTCTTTTTTGCCGGAAGCAACAATTTGTTTGCCGATAAACCGGTTCCGGCCACTGCCGAAAATGTGAAAAAGGCCATCAGAATGCTTGACAGCCAATCGGGGAGTGGCGGCACCGAATTGCTTCCTGCATTAAAACGGGCTTTATCAATGGAAGCCAACCCTGAATATGCCAGAACATTTGTAGTAGCGACAGATGGGTTTGTGAGCGTTGAGAAAGAGGCCTTCGGACTTATTCAATCAAACCTGAACAAAGCCAGCTTTTTTGCATTTGGAATCGGTTCTTCGGTAAACCGGTATCTTATTGAAGGCCTGGCTCATGCAGGCGCAGGTGAGGCTTTTATCATTACAAATGAAACAGAAGCCAATGCTAAAGCAGCCGAATTTGTGAAGTATATCAACTCACCGTTGCTTACAGGTATTGATGTGTCATTCAATGGATTTGATGTTTATGATGTGGAGCCTGTTGCTGTTCCTGATCTCTTTTTATCGAGACCGGTTGTTATTTTTGGCAAATACCGCGGGAATGCTACAGGTAATATTACACTCAGAGGCCACCATGGTTCAGGTCTTTTTCAAAAAACAATATCTGTAGAAACGGAAAAACCATCTGCCGGGAATCAGGCTCTTAAATATTTATGGGCGCGTGAAAGAATCAGGATGGCCGATGATTATGCGGGTGAAAGTGATGGTGTTCCCGATGAAATAAAAGCACAGATTACAAAACTTGGGTTGGAGTATAATTTGCTAACAGCTTATACATCTTTTGTGGCTGTTGATAGTGAGCAGCGTAATATCAATGGTGCTTTTTCCACTGTTAGGCAGCCATTGCCACTGCCTCAGGGCGTGAGCCATTATGCAGTTGGCAGTTCGGCAACGGGTGGTTCAGCTTTGAAACTGAGCAGGAGAAATTCAGATGCAGCCTGTATGCCTCTGGTTGAAGAAACTGAAGCGTTGTCAGATGACGAGGCTGTGTTGATGGTAAATGAATCAATGCCTGAATTTCCGGGAGGCCCCAAAGCCATGGAACAATTTATGAAAACCCATATTAAAATTCCTGTTGAAGCGTTAAAGTACCTGATTTCTGGCAAAGTAGTAGTGCAGTTTACAGTGAATACTGACGGAACAATCAGCGACATACAGGTGCTCAGGTCACTCGGCTATGGTTGCGATGAAGAGGCCATCAGACTCATAAAATCAATGCCCGCCTGGAAACCGGGGAAACAGCATGGTGTGGCTGTCAGAACAAAGATGCAGCTGCCGGTCAGTTTCTGA
- the mce gene encoding methylmalonyl-CoA epimerase, whose amino-acid sequence MKPTHIEHIGIAVKSLEESIPYYENVLGLTCYAVEEVKDQRVKTAFFMVGQTKIELLESTDPEGPIGKFLEKKGEGIHHMAFAVENLEQGLAETAEKGIQLIDKQPRMGAEGLHIAFLHPKSTFGVLTELCENKSK is encoded by the coding sequence ATGAAACCAACACATATCGAACACATTGGCATTGCCGTTAAAAGTCTGGAAGAAAGCATTCCTTACTATGAAAACGTACTTGGACTAACTTGCTACGCTGTTGAAGAAGTAAAAGATCAACGGGTGAAAACTGCATTTTTTATGGTAGGTCAGACCAAAATTGAGTTACTTGAATCAACCGATCCTGAGGGTCCAATTGGTAAATTCCTGGAGAAAAAGGGAGAGGGTATCCATCACATGGCATTTGCCGTTGAGAATCTGGAACAAGGGTTGGCCGAAACTGCAGAAAAAGGCATACAGCTGATCGATAAACAGCCCCGTATGGGTGCCGAGGGTCTGCATATTGCATTTCTTCATCCAAAATCCACATTTGGAGTGCTTACCGAACTGTGTGAAAACAAAAGCAAATAA
- a CDS encoding acyl-CoA carboxylase subunit beta, with protein sequence MAFEDKIKELLDKREQAKLGGGQKRIDSQHAKGKLTARERIELLLDEGSFEEFDMFVTHRCTNFGIEKQEFLSDGVVTGHGTIDGRVVYVFSQDFTVFGGSLSETFANKICKVMDQAMKVGAPLIGINDSGGARIQEGVNSLAGYAEIFERNILASGVIPQISAIFGPCAGGAVYSPALTDFIVMSKGTSNMFVTGPKVVKTVTGEVVTEEELGGAMVHGSKSGISHFVADDEKEGIGLIRKLISFLPQNNLEDPPLANCTDPIDRLDESLNYIIPDNPNKPYDVKDVIHSIADYGEFLEIQRHYAPNIVTGYARFNGISVGIVANQPNYLAGVLDINASRKAARFVRFCDAFNIPILTLVDVPGFLPGTAQEYGGIIIHGAKLLYAYGEATVPKVTVVLRKAYGGAYCVMSSKHLRGDINYAWPGAEIAVMGPKGATEVLQSKKLAELTDPQEREDFVRKSEDEYKDKFANPYNAAKYGYIDDVIEPRNTRFRIIRALQALATKKDVNPPKKHSNIPL encoded by the coding sequence ATGGCTTTTGAAGACAAGATTAAAGAACTTCTCGATAAAAGAGAACAGGCCAAACTGGGCGGCGGCCAGAAAAGGATTGATTCACAGCACGCCAAGGGAAAATTAACAGCACGTGAACGCATTGAACTCCTGCTTGACGAAGGCAGTTTCGAAGAGTTTGACATGTTTGTAACCCACCGCTGCACCAATTTTGGAATTGAGAAGCAGGAATTTCTTTCTGATGGTGTAGTTACAGGCCACGGAACCATCGACGGCAGGGTGGTTTATGTTTTTTCACAGGATTTCACCGTTTTTGGCGGCTCACTTTCCGAAACCTTTGCCAATAAAATCTGTAAAGTAATGGATCAGGCTATGAAAGTTGGTGCACCACTTATTGGTATCAACGATTCCGGCGGAGCCCGCATTCAGGAAGGAGTGAACAGTTTGGCCGGATATGCTGAAATTTTTGAACGCAACATTCTGGCTTCTGGTGTTATTCCGCAGATTTCAGCCATTTTTGGCCCTTGTGCAGGCGGCGCTGTTTATTCACCGGCTCTCACCGACTTTATTGTTATGAGTAAAGGTACCAGCAATATGTTTGTTACCGGACCCAAAGTTGTTAAAACTGTTACCGGCGAAGTAGTGACTGAAGAAGAACTGGGCGGCGCTATGGTGCATGGTTCCAAATCAGGTATTTCACACTTTGTTGCCGACGATGAAAAAGAAGGCATCGGACTTATCAGAAAGCTTATCAGCTTCCTGCCGCAGAATAACCTTGAAGATCCCCCATTGGCCAATTGTACCGATCCGATTGACAGGCTCGACGAATCATTAAACTATATCATTCCCGATAATCCTAACAAGCCTTATGATGTAAAGGATGTTATTCATTCTATTGCTGATTACGGCGAATTTCTTGAAATCCAGCGGCATTATGCGCCTAACATTGTTACCGGTTATGCCAGGTTTAATGGTATTTCAGTAGGTATTGTAGCCAACCAGCCTAACTATCTCGCCGGCGTACTCGATATCAATGCTTCGCGCAAAGCGGCCCGTTTTGTAAGATTCTGCGATGCTTTTAATATTCCGATTCTTACCCTTGTTGATGTGCCTGGTTTCCTTCCGGGAACTGCTCAGGAGTACGGTGGAATTATCATCCACGGTGCCAAGTTGCTTTACGCATACGGCGAAGCTACAGTTCCCAAAGTTACTGTTGTGCTGCGCAAAGCATACGGCGGAGCTTATTGTGTTATGAGCTCGAAACACCTGCGCGGAGATATCAACTACGCATGGCCGGGAGCTGAAATCGCAGTTATGGGACCCAAAGGTGCTACAGAAGTACTGCAGAGTAAAAAACTGGCAGAACTGACTGATCCGCAGGAACGCGAAGATTTTGTTCGCAAGAGCGAAGATGAGTATAAGGACAAATTTGCCAATCCTTACAATGCAGCCAAATATGGTTATATTGATGATGTGATTGAACCGCGCAATACACGTTTCCGCATTATCAGGGCATTGCAGGCTTTAGCCACCAAAAAGGATGTGAATCCGCCCAAAAAACATTCAAACATTCCTTTATAA
- a CDS encoding lamin tail domain-containing protein: MTKINKTIRYSGVFIALVLVLFAGNTYSQSTRDLRINEILAVNDSNYVDDYGQRSGWIEIFNSAYNTVDIGGSYISNDPANPRKYYIPKGDPITKIAPRNYLVFFADNMPTRGILHLNFLLNDSSNHIAIYEGNGKVLIDAVKLGPQLPDVSYGRLEDGKSEWGTLEKTTPLANNYTGILVSAGEKFVEMDPFGVGMATIAMSVVFTALLLLYIVFKNTKRIYGINLKKVFTRESKKEPVVVKVTEEEISGEVNAAIAMALHLYINQLHDYEETVLTIKKVARTYSPWSSKIYGLNKFPR; the protein is encoded by the coding sequence ATGACAAAAATCAATAAAACAATCAGATACTCAGGTGTTTTTATTGCACTTGTGCTCGTGTTGTTTGCCGGTAATACCTATTCGCAAAGTACACGCGACCTCAGAATCAATGAAATTCTGGCAGTCAACGACTCCAATTATGTGGATGACTATGGTCAGCGCAGCGGATGGATTGAAATTTTTAATTCGGCTTACAACACGGTTGATATAGGAGGTTCCTATATTTCAAATGACCCTGCAAATCCCAGGAAGTATTATATTCCCAAGGGAGACCCTATTACAAAAATTGCACCCAGAAATTACCTGGTATTTTTTGCAGATAATATGCCTACAAGAGGAATTCTTCATCTGAATTTCTTACTTAATGACTCCTCAAACCATATTGCCATTTATGAAGGCAATGGCAAAGTTCTTATTGATGCAGTTAAACTGGGACCACAGCTTCCAGATGTATCTTACGGCAGGTTAGAGGATGGCAAAAGTGAATGGGGTACGCTTGAAAAAACAACTCCGCTGGCCAATAATTATACAGGAATTTTAGTTTCAGCAGGTGAGAAATTTGTTGAAATGGATCCTTTCGGTGTAGGGATGGCAACAATTGCGATGTCGGTTGTATTTACCGCTTTGCTTTTGTTATACATTGTATTTAAAAACACCAAGAGAATTTACGGCATTAACCTGAAAAAAGTATTCACCAGGGAAAGCAAGAAAGAACCTGTGGTTGTGAAAGTTACTGAAGAGGAAATTTCAGGCGAGGTAAATGCGGCTATTGCCATGGCATTGCACCTGTATATCAATCAGCTTCACGATTATGAAGA